One window of Mixophyes fleayi isolate aMixFle1 chromosome 3, aMixFle1.hap1, whole genome shotgun sequence genomic DNA carries:
- the PLAAT1 gene encoding phospholipase A and acyltransferase 1 isoform X1, giving the protein MASSDNYSEEVPDNLQPGDLIEIFRPAYQHWALYLGDGYVINVAPMEETTAASFSSAKSVFSRKALVKMQLLKDVVGNDTYKVNNKYDDKYTPLPAEEIIRRAEILIGQEIYYDLLGNNCEHFVTLLRYGEAVSDQANRALSAIGFVTAAAGAFSLLGIFQNKSRQGQY; this is encoded by the exons ATGGCTTCAAGTGACAATTACAGTGAGGAGGTTCCTGATAATCTCCAGCCTGGGGACCTGATTGAAATATTTCGACCAGCATACCAGCACTGGGCCCTTTACCTTGGGGATGGTTATGTCATCAATGTTGCTCCAATGG AAGAGACAACTGCTGCTTCATTTTCAAGTGCAAAGTCTGTCTTCAGCAGAAAGGCTCTTGTGAAGATGCAGCTCCTCAAAGACGTGGTGGGGAATGATACTTACAAAGTGAACAACAAGTATGATGATAAATACACCCCACTCCCAGCTGAAGAAATCATCCGGCGGGCAGAAATTCTTATTGGCCAAGAAATATATTATGACCTTCTGGGGAATAACTGTGAGCATTTTGTGACACTGCTTCGCTATGGAGAAGCTGTATCTGATCAG GCTAACAGAGCTTTGAGCGCCATTGGGTTTGTGACAGCCGCTGCTGGAGCTTTCTCACTTCTCGgcatatttcaaaataaatcacGTCAAGGACAATATTGA
- the PLAAT1 gene encoding phospholipase A and acyltransferase 1 isoform X2, with amino-acid sequence MASSDNYSEEVPDNLQPGDLIEIFRPAYQHWALYLGDGYVINVAPMEETTAASFSSAKSVFSRKALVKMQLLKDVVGNDTYKVNNKYDDKYTPLPAEEIIRRAEILIGQEIYYDLLGNNCEHFVTLLRYGEAVSDQPRSSCAAALSR; translated from the exons ATGGCTTCAAGTGACAATTACAGTGAGGAGGTTCCTGATAATCTCCAGCCTGGGGACCTGATTGAAATATTTCGACCAGCATACCAGCACTGGGCCCTTTACCTTGGGGATGGTTATGTCATCAATGTTGCTCCAATGG AAGAGACAACTGCTGCTTCATTTTCAAGTGCAAAGTCTGTCTTCAGCAGAAAGGCTCTTGTGAAGATGCAGCTCCTCAAAGACGTGGTGGGGAATGATACTTACAAAGTGAACAACAAGTATGATGATAAATACACCCCACTCCCAGCTGAAGAAATCATCCGGCGGGCAGAAATTCTTATTGGCCAAGAAATATATTATGACCTTCTGGGGAATAACTGTGAGCATTTTGTGACACTGCTTCGCTATGGAGAAGCTGTATCTGATCAG